CTAGTCTGTCAAAGCTGTTGACCCCTTAGAATCATCACCACATTTCACCATACCTAACTCGTTACAACACAGATTAAAAGTTAAAACACATTTACTCTATCATGAGCAGTTttatcctttgtgtgtgtgtgagtgatattaGTTTCTGATAGACTTAGCCATCACAAGAATCAgatcacacacaggagaacattaTTGACACAGCTTGGATTGCCTCCAACGTTGACAACTAAACAGACCTTCATAAATGCTCTGATACCTTAATCTTAAGTAAACTATGGTTATTATCCACCACAAACTATGTTTGGAGGAGCATATCGATATCTGAGATCACACATTTAGTTTGAACTTATTTGGGAACATAGTGTTCTCATTTTTGACATTTGATTTGAGAGACCTCAAGATAGTGGTCAGGGTAAGGCACGGAGTATTCTTATCTGTTGGCATTTGCCACACTTTTCACTAACTTGTTCCTTACTTTCATTTTGAGGGAGGATGTACCTTAATTTCTTACTGTTCTCTGTGAGATACACAGGCTATATTTGTCTTGCTCATGTCCTCAAGGGGTATTGACCTTAGTGGCTATAAGAAATGCAATATAATACATAACATAGTACATAATAAGACTTTTaagaagaataaaaacaaatgggTGTAGTTATTACAGTTACTAATTTATTAATAATGTACAGTTATTCATTTATCATGTTTATGCTATGTGTTATCGTCAGTGaaatattacattatattaaatTTAAAACACTTTATGTTCAGCTGCATTTTTCTTGACACATGTAAAGATAGCTCTCATATCTGAACTAGCAGTGCTTGGTGAGCTACAATACTTCAGTGCAGAGCAAGTCTTTAATATTCATAATCTGTGACTTCTCCACTGTGTttaatgaaaaatgaaacaaaggaGATGAAGTATTGAATGAGATGAACTTATATGAAgtatttctttgttttcctgACCAAAAATACAATATGaacacaatatgtgtgtgtgtgtgtgtgtgtgtgtgtgtggttatgggtATATTGAACAGGTGGCTTTTTAGTGTGACATCTACACTCCACACAATCTCctgaaaaagacacaaaaggAGGCATCTTAGTATTGTAAACATTACAatgtgccagacacacacacacacacagtctgaacaGTTACAGTATAAAGAAGGACTTCCTGGAAGATAGACATATGCTAAGTATTTGCATAGCTATATTTTATAGTCTTCTCTGTTCTTGTGAGACACCgaaaatgttttattaaagAGCTGACTACAGAAGCCATGTTCAAATGACTTCACATTTTTGACTGTGCTGTTCCAAAGTGCTGATCCTCAAAAATTCATGCTGTATAAAATGGCTTTGATAATATCTTATCAAAACAGAATTAGCAGAAATGTATCTAAGCTTTTTCATCGGCTTACCGGTAGTCTACAGCTGTTGCAAGGTAAACACAAAAATACTATCTAAGTAATCCGCAATTATAATCCAGGACAGAGACTGGAGCATTTGTACAAATTCTGCAAATGCATTTGTAGATTTGTGGATTCTGGATTTAATAAGgagctgcacacactcacacacacacacacacacacaaacacacacagctcttattTACACAAAATACAGTAGTGAAAGTCCTTACTTTCCCTCTTCAAGCTGTAGGTTCACAAAGGCACAGACGGCCTTATCTCTGTCCAGTATCTGCTGTTTCAGGTTCTGAAcctcttcctgggccttactcctctctgcctcctgtgcCTCTACATAGAGAGTGAAACAAAATAGAAGGATTTGGGTGTatgtaaaacagagagagagaatggacagagagagatgaactgactagagaaaaaaaaaactagcaaCAGGTTTATAGGTCTGACAGTGCAACTCTACGCCACAGGAATGAAGAGCtataaaatgaatgtaaaagGTGCAAAGGTTACCTTTTATTTTGATCAAGAGGTCAGACACCTCTGTCTTCTGCTTCTCCTTTGTTTCCTGTGATCAGAACAGAGAATTTGATGTCAATGTGACTCTTAATGGAGGAGTATTTATCCCTTTGTCTGTCTACccttgagctgcattcttttgcatgaaagtttattattattattattattacttatgCTTAAGCCTTTAGGGCCTTGcattcctccctctgtcctggTGAGATCTCATTTAGTCCCATCTTTCAGGAGTGTATGAAACACCTTTGTGGGCAAATGTCTAGTTGAAACCAAACTAACAATTTCAAGCATGGAAAAGCCTTGATGTCACAAAACAATGACATACAAACAAGTTTTTTTAATGACAATCGAATAGGGATTGTCATAAAAAATTGAATAGGGATTGTCGTACTTTAAAAAGTACTAAAATAACCAACTCACTAAGGTAATGGAAATGATTTAGCCAGGATCAAATTAGCACATTGTGATACAGAAGGACAGTACAGTGTGTTAATTACAAATATAGATGTTCAGTTGCAATTTTTTTGATTATTACATCCATATTGTCCTACGGGCGGGAAAATCCAAGCCTGATGGCTAAATGTATAGAGATGAACTAATCCTTTATCTGGTCATGTTCCTTGGGGAGGTGCAAGGATATCTAAGTGTTGAATAAAAGTCAGCCCATGAATCTGTCGTGTTTAGGGAACATCGCAAGGTTTTCTTAAGTCAAAATAACACCATATGATAATCATAAATCAAGATGACATTATAGGGCTTGTGACTGCTGATGGATCTCTGCTGTAACCCTAATTATGACCCATATCATCATGTCATCCTCATCCGACAGTCAAGTTCAGCATATTGCATAAAACAAAGTATGAATGCAAACTGCTATGAACGAAGACTGTTTCATTTCtaaattattattactgtaCAAAAACAGCTATGGTTAGTTTATACTATATTATGTGTATCTATGCATGTATAGGTATTTCAGCTGGGTACCTTCTCCGTCAAGCAGCTCTGCAGGATTTTCTCAGCGTCCGCCATGGTATTCTTTGTCTTCTCAACTTGCTTCTTCAGGTCGTCTTCGCCTGTCTTCAGGGAGCTAATCTCACTGTTGACCGTCTGGAGCTTCACCTTCACGGACACTATCTCGTTTTCCTTCACCTGCACCTGCTCCTTGGCCCGGCTGATGCGCGCCAGGTAGGTGCGGACAACCAGCTCCTGCTTAATGGCCATGTACGCAGTGAAGACCAACAGGGAGCACGTGAAAAAAACCAGAGCCGAAACAGCCCTCATCATCAAAACACACAGCCCtgacagaggagagatgagagaatgagggagagagaaagaggttgagAAAGAGGTTACCCTCGGAGGCCTGAGTTATCGAGTCTAGAAGTGATTTGGCTGTAAGATTTGATtgtctgctctttctctctgtctttctaccgCACTCTACTGCCTTTATCTCCGCTGATAAGTGGTAGAAGCTTTTCTCTCCGTGTCCGTGGAATCTGCTGTGCTGTTCTCTCCTtgcccacctctccctctccaaacaAACTAATGAGCCTGTTCCACCTGCTAGACAGGTGAGGAAAGCCCAGCCTACTTcctcatcgctctctctctctctctcacacacacacacaaacacacagtagacGTCCTCTTGCTATCTGTCTTCTTATGCCCTTGTATTTGGTTGACATAAACATGATGAtaaggaaatgtgtttgttttatttcaccGATATCATTTTCTATGAATGAAACCTAATACAAATATGTTTTGTCAACACAAACGTGAAAAAGAAATCCCGAAGTATTCAACAACCGATCATTAAGTCGTTAAGATTTAATTATCTCTGAACATGTGGTTGTCCCGACATAAATTGAAAATCATGTAATATTGCTCTCAACGTAATCAATGACTTATATGCTTACAACACCATTGTTGTTCATATGCTAAATATTATTAGGCTACTGCCACCCCACTGTGAATGTTGCGAGAATGAAGCGTATAGGCTAATAATGTTATATTCGTCTTATATGAGTATTTTGCCCAGGAATGTTGTCGTTAAGGAATAGATGTTCTTTAAGGATGTGATAAAACATGGCCCACTCATTACTTGATGAGTGTGCCACAAGTAACGTCAGTGAAAAGGCGGGGACAGGTACATGAAGGTCACACCTCCAATACCTTTCTTACCTCTCGTCACACTTGTCAGACGCCGAATTCCACTTCACTCTGGTCTACTACAGCAGCAGTTGGACGACGAGACGACAGGAAGGTGTCCTGTGAACACTTAAAATTGGGCGACATTTTGGGCAGAATTCAGGAAGTAACGTGGTGATCGGTTTCAGGGGAGATATTTCCGTAGTATGAATGAAGGCTGACCTGACATTGcacagaccagacagacagTTGCTGAGACTTTCCTGGTGAATGAGACACATTTATTGAAGACATTTTGCATTGTGCACATTCTGCATTTTGTGAAAGTGTAGAAACTAAGGGCTTACAGCCTTTCTTTTCGGTGCCATGAAGTTTCCAgtcatttgcatttgtgtgataGTGACAGGGAGCCTATGCTTGGCTACCTTCACCCACgtgagaagaagggaagagataCGTCTGGCCAGAGAAGCCAACTTTGAGGACATCAAGAACACAGTGACCAAAGATGTCTTGGGTGAGACCATGCAGCAGTTGTCCAACACGCACGACAAGCTGGAGAAGATGAAGACAGGTCTAGTGGAGCTCAAAGGAATATTTGAGTCCCAGAACACTGAGGCAGGGAAGATGAACCTTGATGTAGACGAGTGCCAAGGAGAAGAGGTGAgagcgaagggggggggggggatccggTTGGGGACGTTTTAATTGAGGGTGGCAGAGGTTGGAGTTAAGGTTGATGGTGAAGGAAGGCAGATAAAGCTGGAGAGACAGAAGTGGGAGACATGACATGGGAGATGGGGGTGGGATGGGAATAGGTGGACAAagcaaaagacagaaagatagtAGGATAGGATGGTAGGACCAGGATAGTTGGTGTGAGGAAGGAGGTGGGTAAGAATACAGGATAGCATTTACCCTGACATGCCAGAGCAGAGTTTGGTTTAATCATTAATGAATCATTTTAAGTGGAAGGTAAAAGACAACAAAGACTTGATGCCAGTGAACAGGAAATGGATTAAACAGTTAAACTTCCCTCTTCTTTAtacctgatgttttttttaatttaaaaatgtttatttatatcagatacattttttttatatatacattttaagtAATCAGATAGAATATTTGTCATAACAGTTTTATATTTTCAAAGCCTGTGCAATTTGCATTGTGTGCCTACATAAATCTTCCACCTTCTATTCAAACTTGTTGACACCACAAaacctcactttctctctccttgcttCCCAGGGCCCTGTTTTGAAACTAAATCAGGGTGGAATAATTTGTCTAATGACATGCTATAAAATATCTCAGGAGCTAGTTTTTCCTCTCCTAGTTTTTCCACCCTGGCATGAACTCATTAGAGGACAACTCATatgtgtgtctcaaagaccttATAGTCCTTATATATGGCAGTCTCTTCCTCGTTGATTTCCAATATAAttcagtgtttgagtgtatttCCTCCGTTATTCTCATTCCGAATCGCTCTTTGGTCTTTTAATTGATCTTTTTGGTTTCAACAGAAACATGTAGCTGATGCACTTGCTGACCTAGAGGCTCAAAAAAGCAATGGGAACAGTAAGTCTGAGATCATCTGCAGCctgactgtaaaaaaaacaaaattaatTTCTCTTAATgtgatgtaaaaaaaactgtaacgtAGTCAAGAGGTTCAACAGGATTGGATGGCAGTGTAATCTCCTCAAGGACTACTGTGTTCATAGTTATAGGAGACTTGAGAGTGACATCTTGTGTCGGAACACAGTCATTACAGATGTGAGTGCATAGTGTCCATGTAGACTAGAGAGATGATGACTGTAATGTAAAGGACTTTAAAATAGCTTTGCTGTGTTAACACTTGTACATATAAACCCTCCCATGTTagtacaggcatacacacacacacagttttttttcacacaaagttaaataatttaatatgttattttatttatgttatgtgACTTTTTCATTCAATCTCAGGTGAGtttgagaaacagaaagaagacTGGAACAAAGACTTAGCTTCTTTAAAACAAGAGGCTAGCCAGAGGAGTAAAGTATGTGATTACATCCTCATGACCTCTGAGGAAGGAAAGTAAGTGAGCCTGCAGTTATACTGGCCCATAATATGACATCTCATTTTCAGTTTGAATCTAAATGTGGGTTTTTGTCATGTCATTTTTTTCCTGCTGATCAACTTCCCCCCCTTTAACATTAATCCACTGAGTTGGAAAATATATTATGAACTGTATTTAAATGCAGACATTTCATTTAAGCTACTCAGTGAGGTAATAATAGCTTTATTAGataagttgtgttgtgttatttaCAGAATAATTTATGTTATTAGTGCTTGTGACCATATTAGTTTCACGCTCTATTAGTATAGAGGACCATTAGCGATTCTTGCTAACTACTTCAGTGTTCTAAACTCTCCATTCACTGTGCTGTGCAAAATCAAAATGGTGTAAAAGTAGGGAGATTAGCTTGGGCACGGCTAGTTTGCTTAGAGCTGTTTGGTGGGGTAGCTTAACTGATATAACAAGGTGCCTAACTGGTAGAACAAGGCACTAATAGCACCAGGGTAAAGAAGGCATAATACATACTGATGAAAAAAACTTAAATCACTAGCCTACAatactaaaatgtatatatCTAGGCTACGATATTGtaaattgctttggataaaagcatctgctaaattactTAATTTGAATGTGCATTAATGTTATGTACTTAATGTCTCTAATTTTCTCAGAGTTGAATTTCTATGTTTAATGCTCTCCCTAGATACTAGTCACCACATCCAGGAAAGCCCCAGAGAGTTTTTCTTAGAAAATCAAATGTACTGTGGACAGCTAGCTTACTCCAAGAAATTGTTGCTTACAGCAACAGAGTTGCGTCATCACAAAAGAAATGCTCTTCCATGAAACATTAGATTGGGATTAGCTGGGTAAATGTCGATATCTGTAACACTGTGATACCCCTGTAGGAAACTGTGTGGGATAAAACCAGACGTGGCAGCCGTGGCAGCCGTGGCAGCCGTGGCAGCTGAGGCAGCCAAACTGGAAAATGTGGAACCACAAGTAGAAGAAACAAAGGTCAAAATCCCGGAAGCCCCCAAGGAAAGATGAGTGGCTGCCACCTCTGGAGCGCCATGGAGACGGTCTCCATTCAGGTCTGTAGGTGTGGAAGGCCCCACCTGGGGGGGTGTCGGGGGATGAATGTAGGCAAACCTGAATCTCCAGCTTGTCTTTATGTCTTACTTTTCACACTGTAACCTGTGggcaagtgtgcacacacatacaaacacacacacacacacacacacacacacacacacacacacacacacacaatcacactcacactctccttttcataTTTTAGACATTAACAGTCTGTAAAATCTACACTTTCCTCTTCAAAGGATTCAAAACCATACCAGAACACTCTAGATAGATTCAATAGGCAATTCACAGAGTAAATGTGGCCTCAAGCAAGTTTGTGTGTTCTATGTAGGTTTCACACATTGCAAAGCAGGAGCCTTCTCAGTGGCGTACGTGCGAAAAGTCCATGGCATGCCaattcatctcacacacacacacacacacacacacacacacacacacacactcacacacacacacacactctcacactcacactcacactcacactcacacacacacacacacacacacacacacacacacactcacacacacacatttaacagctGACTGCATGTGAGTGAGAGGATACTTGCAGTAATGGTGTGGAGTGTGGCACTCATAGTTGTGGCTCTTTTTTTCATCTCCCTGTGTAGATGACGAGCAGAGAAAAGATGACGAAGGAGATGAAGATGACGAAGGAGATAAAGAT
The DNA window shown above is from Clupea harengus chromosome 11, Ch_v2.0.2, whole genome shotgun sequence and carries:
- the si:dkey-87o1.2 gene encoding uncharacterized protein si:dkey-87o1.2, whose translation is MMRAVSALVFFTCSLLVFTAYMAIKQELVVRTYLARISRAKEQVQVKENEIVSVKVKLQTVNSEISSLKTGEDDLKKQVEKTKNTMADAEKILQSCLTEKETKEKQKTEVSDLLIKIKEAQEAERSKAQEEVQNLKQQILDRDKAVCAFVNLQLEEGKRLCGV
- the zgc:174935 gene encoding uncharacterized protein zgc:174935; this translates as MKFPVICICVIVTGSLCLATFTHVRRREEIRLAREANFEDIKNTVTKDVLGETMQQLSNTHDKLEKMKTGLVELKGIFESQNTEAGKMNLDVDECQGEEKHVADALADLEAQKSNGNSEFEKQKEDWNKDLASLKQEASQRSKVCDYILMTSEEGKKLCGIKPDVAAVAAVAAVAAEAAKLENVEPQVEETKVKIPEAPKER